Proteins found in one Streptomyces sp. CB09001 genomic segment:
- a CDS encoding RNA polymerase sigma-70 factor, giving the protein MSTDTATDVFEEHRPVLLGVAYRMLGRLADAEDVVQEAWLRWSGADRSAVREPRGYLVRVTTRLAIDRLRQVKSRGETYVGPWLPEPYVTDFGDAVPDTAERAVLADSVSLAVLVVLESLSPLERAVFVLREAFGYPYAEIAAMLERGEAAVRQLAGRARRHVDERRPRYDVDQAQRRDLTERFLAAAAEGDLAGLLATLAPDVRLVGDSGGRSKAPLRVLESSDKVGRFLLGVARQGIPDATFHFLELNGGPALLVRSGGKPDSVVQVDVVDGRIQSMYIIRNPDKLLSLADIP; this is encoded by the coding sequence GTGAGCACCGACACCGCGACCGACGTCTTCGAAGAGCACCGGCCCGTCCTCCTGGGCGTCGCCTACCGCATGCTCGGCCGCCTGGCCGACGCGGAGGACGTGGTCCAGGAGGCGTGGCTGCGCTGGTCCGGTGCCGACCGCAGCGCCGTGCGCGAACCCCGCGGATACCTGGTGCGCGTCACCACCCGGCTCGCCATCGACCGGCTGCGCCAGGTCAAGTCGCGCGGCGAGACGTACGTCGGCCCGTGGCTCCCCGAGCCCTACGTCACCGACTTCGGCGACGCCGTGCCGGACACCGCCGAGCGGGCCGTCCTCGCCGACTCCGTGTCCCTCGCCGTCCTCGTCGTCCTGGAGTCGCTGTCGCCGCTGGAACGGGCGGTGTTCGTCCTCAGGGAGGCCTTCGGCTACCCGTACGCGGAGATCGCCGCCATGCTGGAGCGCGGCGAGGCCGCGGTGCGCCAGCTCGCCGGACGCGCCCGCAGGCACGTCGACGAGCGGCGCCCCCGCTACGACGTCGACCAGGCCCAGCGCCGCGACCTCACCGAGCGCTTCCTCGCCGCCGCGGCCGAGGGCGACCTGGCCGGCCTGCTGGCGACGCTCGCGCCGGACGTCCGGCTGGTGGGAGACAGCGGCGGCCGGTCCAAGGCGCCGCTGCGCGTGCTGGAGAGCTCCGACAAGGTGGGCCGCTTCCTGCTGGGTGTCGCGCGGCAGGGCATTCCCGACGCCACCTTCCACTTCCTGGAGCTCAACGGCGGCCCGGCCCTGCTGGTCCGCTCCGGCGGCAAGCCGGACTCCGTCGTCCAGGTGGACGTCGTCGACGGTCGCATCCAGTCGATGTACATCATCCGCAACCCGGACAAACTGCTGTCCCTGGCCGACATTCCCTAG
- a CDS encoding alpha/beta fold hydrolase has product MSATLSFTAPTAHGPRDITLAYARVGAGEPLLLLHGIGHHRQAWDPVVDVLATERDVIAVDLPGFGESSALPPGLPHDLPTTSAVLGAFCASLGLDRPHVAGNSLGGLLALELGRENLVRSVTALSPAGFWTQAERRYAFGVLMGMRRTARSLPLPLVERLSRTAVGRTALTSTIYARPGRRSPEAVVAETLALARAEGFTQTLRAGRSVLFTDDVPGVHVTVAWGDRDRLLLPRQGIRAKRAIPRARLVRLPGCGHVPMNDDPALVARVLLDGSRTQSARALRTSFSTVGL; this is encoded by the coding sequence ATGTCCGCAACGCTCTCCTTCACGGCCCCCACCGCCCACGGTCCGCGTGACATCACGCTCGCCTACGCGCGCGTGGGCGCCGGCGAGCCGCTGCTTCTGCTGCACGGCATCGGTCACCACCGGCAGGCCTGGGACCCGGTGGTCGACGTCCTCGCCACCGAACGCGACGTGATAGCCGTGGACCTGCCGGGGTTCGGGGAGTCCTCCGCACTGCCGCCGGGGCTGCCGCACGACCTGCCGACGACGAGCGCGGTGCTCGGCGCCTTCTGCGCTTCACTGGGCCTCGACCGCCCCCACGTGGCGGGCAACTCGCTGGGCGGTCTGCTGGCCCTGGAACTCGGCCGGGAGAACCTGGTGCGGTCGGTGACGGCCCTGTCCCCGGCCGGCTTCTGGACGCAGGCCGAGCGGCGCTACGCCTTCGGCGTCCTGATGGGGATGCGCCGGACCGCCCGGAGCCTGCCCCTCCCGCTGGTCGAGCGGCTGTCCCGCACCGCGGTCGGCCGCACCGCGCTGACGAGTACGATCTACGCCCGTCCCGGCCGCCGCTCCCCCGAGGCCGTGGTCGCCGAGACGCTGGCGCTCGCCCGCGCCGAGGGCTTTACCCAGACGCTCCGGGCCGGCCGGAGCGTGCTGTTCACCGACGATGTGCCCGGCGTCCACGTCACCGTGGCGTGGGGCGACCGGGACCGGCTGCTCCTGCCCCGGCAGGGCATACGCGCCAAGCGCGCCATTCCGCGTGCCCGCCTGGTGCGGCTGCCCGGCTGCGGCCACGTCCCGATGAACGACGACCCGGCGCTGGTCGCCCGCGTTCTCCTGGACGGGAGCAGGACTCAGTCGGCCAGGGCCTTGAGGACCTCGTTCAGCACGGTCGGGTTGTAG
- a CDS encoding alpha/beta fold hydrolase, translating to MSFLNPRVPGANSDDVVTDVTEAPHRLRAVAQACGAQVIATVDVQAGEDDWNAPPTEEHPRPVVLAHGTFGNRGYTWNTATPLLRQHGHRVFRLDYGQHGHPVIFGLGDIKRSARQLADFVDEVLRRTGAREVDVVGFSQGGMVPRYYLNALGGGPKVHNFVGIAPSNHGVTAQGLMNLARQIPGAVELLEQGAVGEVVPAWPQLQHDHPFQRELADLGETTEGVRHTVIATQYDDVVTPYTSCALAKTEGRYVNNIVLQDIDPDDHTPHVSMPYNPTVLNEVLKALAD from the coding sequence GTGAGTTTCCTCAATCCCCGTGTCCCCGGTGCCAACTCGGACGACGTCGTCACGGACGTCACCGAGGCCCCGCACCGCCTGCGTGCGGTCGCCCAGGCCTGCGGAGCGCAGGTCATCGCGACCGTCGACGTACAGGCGGGAGAGGACGACTGGAACGCGCCGCCCACCGAGGAGCATCCGCGTCCGGTGGTGCTCGCGCACGGCACCTTCGGCAACCGGGGCTACACCTGGAACACGGCGACACCGCTGCTACGACAGCACGGCCACCGGGTCTTCCGGCTCGACTACGGCCAGCACGGCCACCCCGTGATCTTCGGCCTCGGCGACATCAAGCGCTCCGCCCGGCAGCTCGCGGACTTCGTCGACGAGGTACTGCGGCGGACCGGCGCCCGGGAGGTCGACGTGGTCGGCTTCTCGCAGGGCGGCATGGTGCCGCGCTACTACCTGAACGCCCTGGGCGGAGGACCCAAGGTGCACAACTTCGTCGGCATCGCGCCCAGCAACCACGGAGTCACGGCACAGGGGCTGATGAACCTCGCCCGCCAGATTCCCGGCGCGGTGGAACTCCTCGAACAGGGCGCCGTCGGGGAGGTCGTGCCGGCCTGGCCGCAACTCCAGCACGACCACCCCTTCCAGCGCGAGCTGGCCGATCTCGGCGAGACGACGGAGGGCGTCCGCCACACCGTCATCGCCACCCAGTACGACGACGTGGTCACTCCGTACACGTCGTGCGCTCTCGCGAAGACCGAGGGCCGCTACGTCAACAACATCGTCCTTCAGGACATCGACCCGGACGACCACACCCCGCACGTGAGCATGCCCTACAACCCGACCGTGCTGAACGAGGTCCTCAAGGCCCTGGCCGACTGA
- a CDS encoding beta-ketoacyl-[acyl-carrier-protein] synthase family protein, with protein sequence MTGARPDVAVTGIGLVTPAGTGREATWDGVCAGRPTARHVPELKGLDVDFACLVPDFSPRDHVPGSRPWQYDRFTQFALCAALEAVSDAGLDPADWDADRVAVVFGSSAGGTGTMLEQHRKLLEVGTARVSPLLLPMFLPNMATGQLTIHLRARGPALCTVTACASGATAIGTALQLLRSGACDIAVAGASDAVVQPFWVTGFDRMGALSRRGDDPRAASRPFDTARDGFVMAEGGAALVLEPASAARARGRPGYALLAGYGASSDAHHPVAPDPEGKGAALAVRRALDDAGARPADVQHINAHGTSTPLNDAAEARLIRRLFPHQPSVTSVKGTLGHLLGAAGAVEAAITALSVAHGRVPPVANLEKQEGDAEINAVTGTSREQPVDLALSHSFGFGGHNAVLAFRSCPTEPAREPAAPSP encoded by the coding sequence GTGACCGGCGCCCGTCCCGACGTCGCCGTCACCGGGATCGGCCTGGTCACTCCGGCCGGCACCGGCCGCGAGGCCACCTGGGACGGCGTGTGCGCGGGCCGCCCCACCGCCCGGCACGTCCCCGAACTCAAGGGTCTCGACGTCGACTTCGCCTGCCTGGTACCGGACTTCTCACCCCGTGATCACGTCCCCGGCTCACGCCCCTGGCAGTACGACCGCTTCACCCAGTTCGCCCTCTGCGCCGCCCTGGAGGCGGTCTCCGACGCCGGCCTGGACCCGGCCGACTGGGACGCGGACCGCGTCGCGGTGGTCTTCGGCAGCTCGGCCGGCGGCACCGGCACCATGCTGGAACAGCACCGCAAACTGCTCGAGGTGGGCACGGCACGCGTCTCACCGCTGCTGCTGCCGATGTTCCTGCCCAACATGGCCACCGGACAGCTCACCATCCACCTGCGGGCCCGGGGCCCGGCGCTGTGCACGGTCACCGCCTGCGCCTCCGGCGCCACCGCCATCGGCACCGCCCTGCAACTCCTGCGCTCCGGGGCCTGCGACATCGCCGTCGCGGGGGCCTCCGACGCGGTCGTCCAGCCCTTCTGGGTCACCGGCTTCGACCGGATGGGCGCGCTGTCCCGGCGCGGCGACGACCCGCGGGCCGCCTCCCGGCCCTTCGACACCGCCCGGGACGGCTTCGTCATGGCGGAGGGCGGTGCGGCCCTGGTCCTGGAGCCGGCCAGTGCGGCGAGGGCCCGCGGACGCCCCGGCTACGCCCTGCTGGCGGGCTACGGAGCATCGTCCGACGCCCACCACCCCGTGGCACCCGACCCCGAGGGCAAGGGCGCCGCCCTCGCCGTGCGGCGGGCCCTCGACGACGCCGGCGCCCGCCCCGCGGACGTGCAGCACATCAACGCGCACGGCACCAGCACGCCGCTCAACGACGCCGCCGAGGCCCGTCTGATCCGCCGCCTCTTCCCTCACCAGCCCTCCGTGACCTCGGTCAAGGGCACCCTCGGCCACCTGCTCGGCGCGGCCGGGGCGGTCGAAGCGGCGATCACCGCCCTGTCCGTGGCCCACGGCCGGGTGCCGCCCGTGGCCAACCTCGAGAAACAGGAAGGAGACGCCGAGATCAACGCCGTCACCGGCACCAGCCGGGAGCAGCCCGTCGACCTCGCCCTGAGCCATTCCTTCGGCTTCGGCGGCCACAACGCCGTACTCGCCTTCAGAAGCTGCCCCACCGAACCGGCCCGGGAGCCGGCCGCTCCTTCACCGTGA
- a CDS encoding phosphopantetheine-binding protein has product MTTDTTPHSRAYDLLASVLSNKFEVPPEAIVPTATFEQLDLDSLAVVELFVVLTEELGIEVQDGEADPDLTLAGVADLIAEAVKP; this is encoded by the coding sequence ATGACTACCGACACCACACCCCACAGTCGCGCCTACGACCTGCTCGCCTCGGTTCTCAGCAACAAGTTCGAAGTGCCCCCCGAGGCCATCGTCCCCACCGCGACCTTCGAGCAGCTGGACCTCGACTCGCTGGCCGTGGTGGAGCTCTTCGTCGTCCTCACCGAGGAACTCGGCATCGAAGTACAGGACGGCGAGGCCGACCCGGACCTCACCCTGGCCGGCGTGGCCGACCTCATCGCCGAGGCCGTCAAGCCGTGA
- a CDS encoding 2-oxo acid dehydrogenase subunit E2, translating to MIGIELPTLNTNDSSYTLVEWLVPDGSSIEGEEPLAVVETSKASEEIESTGPGVLHVLVGGGQDCRPGQTIAYLFESAEERDSYRASAATPAATTAPPGAELSITNAARELADRHGVSEAELRGLGRTVIRTADVEALVRRAASAPASAERQLSKRQRTVGAVVTESMRTVPAAAAYAKVDVGQAEELARRLSERTGSFVSLPVLLIKAVARRHAGHPLMFAALTDDGAVRESERAHVGVTMDAGRGLYTPVVRDAAELSGDRIADLLTGFRSKAFRGTFQAAELAGANIMVAPHTTEGMVLATPIVFPGQTCVISVGAVDDQVLLDAQGTPRTHRFVHLGLVYDHRVVNGRDAMALLKDVKAELEAPDALG from the coding sequence GTGATCGGCATCGAGCTGCCCACGCTCAACACGAACGACTCCAGCTACACCCTGGTCGAGTGGCTCGTCCCCGACGGCAGCAGCATCGAGGGCGAGGAACCGCTGGCGGTCGTGGAGACCTCGAAGGCCAGTGAGGAGATCGAGAGCACCGGCCCCGGAGTCCTCCACGTCCTCGTCGGCGGCGGCCAGGACTGCAGGCCGGGGCAGACCATCGCCTACCTCTTCGAGTCGGCCGAGGAACGCGACTCCTACCGGGCGTCGGCCGCCACCCCGGCGGCGACAACCGCACCCCCCGGCGCGGAGCTGAGCATCACCAACGCGGCCCGTGAGCTCGCCGACCGCCACGGCGTGTCCGAGGCCGAGCTGCGCGGTCTCGGGCGCACGGTCATCCGTACGGCCGATGTCGAGGCCCTGGTGCGGCGGGCCGCGTCGGCGCCCGCCTCCGCCGAGCGCCAACTGTCCAAGCGGCAGCGGACGGTGGGGGCGGTGGTGACCGAGTCGATGCGGACCGTTCCGGCCGCGGCCGCCTACGCCAAGGTCGACGTCGGACAGGCGGAGGAACTGGCCCGCCGGCTGTCCGAGCGCACCGGCAGTTTCGTCTCCCTGCCCGTCCTGCTGATCAAGGCGGTGGCGCGCCGGCACGCGGGGCATCCCCTGATGTTCGCCGCGCTCACCGACGACGGCGCGGTGCGCGAGAGCGAACGGGCCCATGTGGGCGTCACCATGGACGCGGGCCGAGGTCTGTACACCCCGGTGGTGCGCGACGCCGCCGAGCTGAGCGGCGACCGGATCGCCGACCTGCTGACCGGCTTCCGGAGCAAGGCGTTCCGGGGCACGTTCCAGGCCGCCGAACTCGCGGGGGCCAACATCATGGTCGCTCCGCACACCACCGAGGGCATGGTCCTGGCCACCCCCATCGTCTTCCCCGGCCAGACCTGCGTGATCTCCGTCGGCGCCGTCGACGACCAGGTGCTCCTGGACGCGCAGGGCACTCCTCGCACCCACCGGTTCGTCCACCTCGGCCTGGTCTACGACCACCGGGTGGTCAACGGCAGGGACGCGATGGCCCTGCTCAAGGACGTCAAGGCGGAGCTGGAGGCACCGGACGCGCTCGGCTGA
- a CDS encoding transketolase C-terminal domain-containing protein, which yields MTRRQRVAENLNSALHHLLGAHPGTYLIGEDVADPYGGAFKVTRGLSDRFPDRVLSSPLSEGGIAGVGAGLALAGNRSVVEMMFSDFAALAFDPLLNFAAKSVSMYGRRVPMSMVVRCPTGGNRGYGPTHSQSLQKHFLGIPSLHLREVSPFHDNQRVLTAMLDREEPGVLFEDKVLYTRPMYRAGVVDDLFRYEVLADPSETARVFAPDCGPPDWIVLAPGGLTERAVAALRTLLLEEEITCELLVPSQLYPFDSKALLPVLARADRICVMEDSTADGTWGELLAQHLHEQLWSRLARPVLPLSAEPSIVPTAAHLEHGVLLQPATIHRAITEATK from the coding sequence ATGACCAGACGCCAACGCGTGGCCGAGAACCTCAACAGCGCACTGCACCACCTCCTCGGCGCCCACCCCGGCACGTATCTGATCGGCGAGGACGTCGCCGACCCCTACGGCGGGGCGTTCAAAGTGACCCGGGGGCTCTCCGACCGCTTCCCGGACCGGGTGCTGTCCTCACCGCTGAGCGAGGGCGGTATCGCCGGCGTGGGCGCGGGCCTGGCCCTGGCCGGCAACCGGTCCGTGGTCGAGATGATGTTCTCGGACTTCGCCGCGCTGGCCTTCGACCCGCTGCTGAACTTCGCCGCCAAGTCCGTGTCGATGTACGGCCGCAGGGTCCCGATGAGCATGGTCGTCCGCTGCCCCACCGGAGGCAACCGGGGGTACGGCCCGACGCACAGCCAGAGCCTGCAGAAGCACTTCCTCGGCATTCCCTCGCTGCACCTGCGGGAGGTCTCCCCGTTCCACGACAACCAGCGCGTACTGACCGCGATGCTCGACCGCGAGGAGCCCGGCGTGCTCTTCGAGGACAAGGTGCTCTACACCCGCCCCATGTACCGGGCGGGGGTCGTGGACGACCTCTTCCGCTACGAGGTGCTGGCCGATCCCAGCGAGACCGCCCGGGTGTTCGCGCCGGACTGCGGGCCCCCCGACTGGATCGTCCTGGCCCCGGGCGGACTCACCGAACGGGCCGTCGCCGCCCTGCGCACCCTGCTCCTCGAGGAGGAGATCACGTGTGAACTGCTGGTGCCCTCCCAGCTCTACCCCTTCGACAGCAAGGCGCTGCTCCCGGTGCTGGCCCGTGCCGACCGCATCTGTGTCATGGAGGACTCCACGGCCGACGGGACCTGGGGCGAACTGCTCGCCCAGCATCTCCACGAGCAGCTGTGGAGCCGGCTGGCCCGCCCGGTACTGCCGCTGAGCGCCGAGCCGAGCATCGTACCGACCGCGGCGCACCTGGAGCACGGCGTGCTGCTCCAGCCGGCCACCATCCACCGCGCGATCACGGAGGCGACGAAGTGA
- a CDS encoding thiamine pyrophosphate-dependent dehydrogenase E1 component subunit alpha, with translation MNVTSASPAVDLRPVGGPEPEAGVVARPLSRLSDADLGTLLMIRHFELAVLELFSQGRLHGTTHTCLGQEYIPVALYPLLDEGDYVFSNHRGHGHYLARFHDPHGLLAEIMGRAGAVCHGVGGSQHIYRDRYLSTGVQGQSLPVAVGVGLHLKRAEPGRIAVVHIGDGTWGEGAVYEALNMAQLWQVPVLVVVEHNGIAQSTPTERQMSGTVAARAAAFGVGHLRIDSVDVTDVRAALTPVVEQVRDRHRPYVVECVTHRVGPHSKGDDTRAAEVRERAARHDWYRRYRQDHPAQSAAADQAQAEAVAAVVREVGARPASRWEAR, from the coding sequence ATGAACGTCACGTCCGCGTCCCCCGCGGTCGACCTCAGGCCCGTCGGCGGACCCGAACCCGAAGCCGGTGTCGTGGCCCGTCCCCTGTCCCGGCTGTCCGACGCCGATCTCGGCACCCTGCTGATGATCCGCCACTTCGAACTGGCCGTGCTGGAGCTGTTCTCCCAGGGCCGGCTGCACGGCACCACGCACACCTGCCTCGGCCAGGAGTACATCCCCGTCGCGCTCTACCCGCTGCTGGACGAGGGCGACTACGTCTTCAGCAACCACCGCGGGCACGGCCACTACCTGGCCCGCTTCCACGACCCGCACGGTCTGCTCGCGGAGATCATGGGGCGGGCCGGTGCCGTCTGCCACGGCGTGGGCGGCAGCCAGCACATCTACCGCGACCGCTACCTGTCGACCGGCGTACAGGGCCAGAGCCTGCCCGTCGCCGTGGGAGTCGGCCTGCACCTGAAGCGGGCCGAGCCGGGCCGGATCGCGGTGGTCCACATCGGCGACGGCACCTGGGGCGAGGGCGCCGTGTACGAGGCGCTCAACATGGCGCAGCTGTGGCAGGTCCCGGTGCTCGTCGTGGTGGAGCACAACGGGATCGCCCAGTCGACACCGACCGAGCGGCAGATGTCCGGCACCGTCGCCGCCCGGGCGGCGGCCTTCGGCGTCGGCCACCTGCGGATCGACTCCGTGGACGTCACCGACGTACGCGCCGCCCTCACCCCCGTGGTCGAGCAGGTCCGCGACCGGCACCGGCCGTACGTGGTCGAGTGCGTCACCCACCGCGTGGGCCCGCACAGCAAAGGGGACGACACCCGCGCGGCCGAGGTCCGTGAGCGAGCGGCCCGGCACGACTGGTACCGCCGCTACCGGCAGGACCATCCCGCCCAGTCCGCCGCCGCCGACCAGGCACAGGCGGAGGCCGTCGCCGCCGTCGTACGAGAGGTCGGCGCGCGTCCGGCGTCCCGATGGGAGGCCCGATGA
- a CDS encoding ketoacyl-ACP synthase III, whose amino-acid sequence MARGAGRLTGIGVYRPGGLLTSAELDTRFGHEEGWIEQITGIRTRLKADPDDTFVEMAAQAADKALAQAGVLAEDLDCVLFSSASSVGQASCRAASLTHRIGAGRAGGFDVNGGCAGFGYGLTLASGLIAARQARQILVVAAERLSDITDPDDCATVMVFGDAAGAAVVSAAEHGGIGPAVWGTHGPGEPWMTSAPPKPGAARPYMHMDGTRVVRWFGSHMPQVARDALDAAGLTWDDISAFVPHQCNGRLIDAMVRRLRPPAHVAIARSIVTDGNTSSASIPLALESLLASATVRPGDKALLLGFGAGLTWCAQVVELP is encoded by the coding sequence ATGGCCCGGGGCGCGGGACGGCTGACCGGCATCGGTGTCTACCGCCCCGGTGGCCTGCTCACCAGCGCCGAACTCGACACCAGGTTCGGCCATGAGGAAGGCTGGATCGAGCAGATCACCGGAATCCGGACCAGGCTGAAGGCCGACCCCGACGACACCTTCGTCGAGATGGCCGCGCAGGCGGCGGACAAGGCCCTGGCCCAGGCGGGCGTGCTCGCCGAGGACCTGGACTGTGTCCTGTTCTCCTCCGCCAGCAGCGTCGGCCAGGCTTCCTGCCGGGCCGCCAGTCTCACCCACCGCATCGGCGCCGGCCGGGCCGGCGGGTTCGACGTCAACGGCGGGTGCGCCGGGTTCGGTTACGGGCTGACCCTGGCCTCCGGACTCATCGCCGCACGGCAGGCGCGTCAGATCCTGGTCGTCGCCGCCGAGCGGCTGAGCGACATCACCGACCCCGACGACTGCGCGACCGTCATGGTCTTCGGCGATGCCGCCGGGGCCGCGGTGGTCAGCGCCGCCGAGCACGGCGGGATCGGACCGGCGGTGTGGGGAACCCACGGCCCCGGTGAGCCCTGGATGACCAGCGCACCGCCCAAACCCGGTGCCGCCCGCCCGTACATGCACATGGACGGCACCCGGGTGGTCCGCTGGTTCGGTTCGCACATGCCGCAAGTGGCCCGGGACGCACTCGACGCGGCCGGGCTCACCTGGGACGACATCAGCGCCTTCGTGCCGCACCAGTGCAACGGGCGGCTGATCGACGCGATGGTGCGCCGACTGCGCCCGCCCGCGCACGTGGCGATCGCCCGCAGCATCGTCACCGACGGCAACACCAGTTCGGCGTCCATCCCGCTGGCTCTGGAGTCGCTGCTCGCCTCGGCCACCGTACGGCCCGGCGACAAGGCGCTGCTCCTGGGCTTCGGCGCCGGGCTGACCTGGTGCGCCCAGGTGGTCGAACTTCCGTAA
- a CDS encoding acyl carrier protein, with the protein MSPFTLEDLTAMVAEIAGAEAARAISEQPADAPFTSLGFDSMAVIELAERIQERYGVPIPDEAVHDLRTVRRTLDYVNGRAAVAAADGAR; encoded by the coding sequence ATGTCCCCTTTCACCCTGGAAGACCTGACGGCGATGGTGGCCGAGATCGCCGGCGCCGAAGCGGCCCGGGCGATCTCGGAGCAGCCGGCCGACGCGCCCTTCACATCGTTGGGGTTCGACTCGATGGCCGTCATCGAACTGGCCGAGCGGATCCAGGAGCGCTACGGCGTTCCCATCCCGGACGAGGCGGTGCACGACCTGCGCACCGTCCGGCGGACCCTCGACTACGTGAACGGCCGGGCAGCCGTCGCCGCGGCGGACGGAGCCCGCTGA
- a CDS encoding thioester reductase domain-containing protein: MSRGECSGQDRISPVLKCGVGMASFPISDDLRLPAEIDASALTEVPEGPTERILLTGATGFLGGFLLADLLDSTDARIHCLVRAESAAEARERLAGQLRARDVPEHHMSRVDVVPGSLAKPRFGLTEEEFTDLSRGIDVIYHCGAWVNLLASYPILRGCNVSGTLEILRLATRTRRIPVHYISTMGVIPAAREAGTGVSGYCATKWVAEQLVAQAADRGSPTMVHRPGVILADSRTGLVGRSDWFVHLTTASIRAGCAPDHPGLLPVGTVDFTSRAIVDLSLSRRARGQVFHVIDPEPLPFRSYFQGFADAGVDLPLVPFDTWLERLRDLGDEVPRSTLRLAGETLRQMIPAPGQNTAGPTAATAHRAPPVLDADYFRRMLAFLNRDAMLPAQ, translated from the coding sequence GTGAGTCGCGGGGAGTGTTCAGGGCAGGACCGAATCTCGCCTGTGCTGAAATGCGGTGTTGGTATGGCCAGTTTCCCGATCAGCGACGACTTGCGACTTCCGGCGGAAATCGATGCGTCGGCTCTGACGGAAGTTCCCGAAGGGCCGACCGAGAGAATTCTGCTGACGGGGGCCACGGGATTCCTCGGCGGTTTCCTGCTCGCCGACCTGCTGGATTCCACCGACGCTCGAATCCATTGCCTGGTGAGAGCGGAGTCGGCCGCTGAGGCCCGGGAGCGGCTCGCCGGTCAGCTACGCGCCCGGGATGTGCCGGAGCACCACATGTCCCGGGTCGACGTCGTGCCCGGCAGCCTGGCGAAGCCGCGGTTCGGCTTGACCGAGGAGGAGTTCACGGACCTCTCGCGCGGCATCGACGTCATTTATCACTGCGGTGCCTGGGTCAATCTTCTGGCGAGTTACCCGATCCTGCGCGGCTGCAATGTGTCGGGGACCCTGGAAATCCTGAGACTGGCGACCCGGACCCGCCGGATCCCCGTGCATTACATCTCGACGATGGGAGTGATCCCGGCGGCCCGGGAGGCCGGGACCGGTGTCTCCGGTTACTGCGCCACCAAATGGGTCGCCGAGCAGTTGGTCGCGCAGGCCGCGGACCGCGGATCGCCCACGATGGTGCACCGGCCCGGTGTGATCCTGGCGGACTCGCGCACCGGCCTGGTGGGGAGGTCGGACTGGTTCGTCCACCTGACGACGGCGAGCATCCGCGCCGGCTGCGCCCCCGACCACCCCGGTCTCCTGCCGGTGGGCACGGTCGACTTCACCAGCCGTGCGATCGTCGACCTGTCCCTGAGCCGACGTGCCCGAGGACAGGTGTTCCACGTGATCGATCCCGAACCGCTGCCCTTCCGGTCGTACTTCCAGGGCTTCGCGGACGCGGGTGTCGACCTTCCGCTCGTTCCGTTCGACACCTGGCTGGAGCGGCTTCGCGACCTGGGCGACGAGGTCCCCCGCAGCACCCTGAGGCTGGCCGGCGAGACCCTCCGGCAGATGATCCCGGCCCCGGGGCAGAACACCGCCGGCCCCACCGCGGCCACCGCGCACCGCGCCCCGCCGGTGCTCGACGCCGACTACTTCCGCAGGATGCTCGCCTTCCTGAACCGCGACGCCATGCTGCCCGCCCAGTGA